The following are encoded in a window of Rhizobium sp. 11515TR genomic DNA:
- a CDS encoding DUF4159 domain-containing protein — translation MSGLSFAFASPAILAALILLPAIWWLLRLTPPQPRTEVFPPLRILASILKREETPARSPWWLTLLRMLLAALVILAIANPMFNPRTNTLSSSGPLVLMIDNSWASISDWERRVRTADALIDDADAKSIPVSIAFTAEQGNDATPGAATSARDKLHAINPRPLVPDRQRAAEAVKAALNGSKPGTVAFLSDGIESKDKDDIVSRLAALQPSELRLIEGDGRDVVALTGAANTASNMTVTATRLNGSGPMRLGLTAQDNQGRPIAAGSLDFSGGQTVATGSIAAPFEMRNDFARISIDRQASAGSVYLLDDGFRRRRVALLSGQAADEFQPILSPLYYIQRALQPYADLTQPNSADLAKSIPQLLAGNPSVIIMADVGRLPQETYAPLQKWIESGGTLVRFAGPRLAAAPADDPLVPVTLRQGERTFGGALSWAEPQPLADFPFFGPFAGMPKPDDVLIKRQVLAEPTPDLAERTWASLADGTPLVTEKQMQAGRIVLFHVSAEPQWSDLPISGNFVEMLRRIVQLSRAGGVASGQATASKTSEAMPPYRLLTAKGVLTSEIGSARPLEPSNKATAVASFDNPPGLYGSEEGFSALNTLPSGAALKPLDTSAAGVAAHEGLIGGEAWSAKPILFTLAFLLLLADSIIVLFMNGAFPRLGRSAKTIAGGAAMLLLAVSLAMFLHPTGALADDSKPGDDAIFSRLDKTHLAYVVTGETDIDHISERGLAGLSDYLTYRTTLEPGPPVGVDPAKDELAFYPLIYWPISATAPMPSNDAINRIDAYMRNGGTVLFDTRDAIDTMGDTSSPSPNGQRLQQILANLDIPPLEPVPAGHVLTKSFYLLSSFPGRYADSPLWVEARQDARRDANAVATSDGVTPIMITGNDFAGAWAIGDNGSPLLPTVPPDETQREYAYRTGVNIMMYMLTGNYKSDQVHVPDILQRLGQ, via the coding sequence ATGAGCGGTCTCTCCTTTGCATTCGCATCACCGGCCATCCTGGCTGCGCTCATTCTGCTTCCTGCGATCTGGTGGCTGCTGCGCCTGACCCCGCCGCAGCCGCGAACCGAAGTGTTCCCGCCGCTCCGCATTCTGGCGAGCATCCTCAAGCGCGAGGAAACCCCGGCCCGCAGCCCGTGGTGGCTGACGCTGCTGCGCATGCTGCTGGCCGCCCTCGTCATCCTCGCCATCGCCAATCCGATGTTCAATCCGCGCACCAACACGCTCTCGAGCAGTGGCCCGCTGGTGCTGATGATCGACAATAGCTGGGCGAGCATTTCGGATTGGGAACGCCGTGTGCGCACGGCGGACGCGCTGATCGACGATGCCGACGCCAAGAGCATTCCGGTCTCAATCGCCTTCACCGCCGAACAGGGCAATGACGCGACGCCGGGTGCCGCGACATCGGCCCGCGACAAGCTGCATGCAATAAACCCCCGACCACTGGTGCCGGATCGGCAACGCGCCGCCGAAGCAGTGAAAGCGGCGCTCAACGGCAGCAAGCCCGGCACTGTCGCCTTCCTCTCCGACGGTATAGAGAGCAAGGACAAGGACGATATCGTCAGCCGCCTCGCCGCCCTGCAGCCGAGTGAGCTAAGGCTCATCGAGGGCGATGGCCGCGATGTCGTCGCGCTCACGGGCGCAGCCAATACCGCCAGCAACATGACCGTTACGGCAACACGACTAAACGGCAGCGGCCCGATGCGCCTCGGACTGACGGCGCAGGACAATCAGGGACGGCCGATCGCCGCCGGTTCGCTCGATTTCTCGGGCGGGCAAACGGTTGCGACCGGCTCCATTGCCGCGCCCTTCGAAATGCGCAATGATTTCGCCCGCATCAGCATCGACCGCCAGGCAAGCGCCGGCAGCGTCTATCTGCTCGACGACGGTTTTCGGCGCCGCCGGGTGGCGCTCCTCTCCGGACAGGCCGCCGACGAGTTCCAGCCGATTCTGTCGCCACTCTACTATATCCAGCGCGCTCTTCAGCCCTATGCCGATCTGACGCAGCCCAACAGCGCCGATCTCGCAAAGTCAATCCCCCAATTGCTCGCGGGCAATCCCTCCGTCATCATCATGGCCGATGTCGGCCGCCTGCCGCAGGAAACCTATGCGCCGCTGCAGAAGTGGATCGAGAGTGGCGGCACGCTCGTCCGCTTCGCCGGACCGCGCCTCGCCGCAGCTCCCGCCGACGATCCGTTGGTCCCGGTTACATTGCGGCAGGGCGAGCGCACGTTCGGCGGTGCTCTTTCCTGGGCCGAGCCGCAGCCGCTTGCAGATTTCCCTTTTTTCGGCCCCTTCGCCGGCATGCCGAAGCCGGATGATGTCCTGATCAAGCGGCAGGTTCTGGCCGAGCCGACACCGGATCTCGCCGAGCGCACCTGGGCAAGCCTCGCCGACGGCACGCCGCTGGTGACGGAAAAGCAGATGCAGGCCGGCCGCATCGTCCTCTTCCATGTCAGCGCCGAGCCGCAATGGTCCGATCTGCCGATATCTGGCAATTTCGTCGAGATGCTGCGCCGTATCGTCCAGCTGTCGCGCGCCGGCGGCGTCGCCTCGGGGCAAGCGACTGCTTCCAAGACAAGTGAAGCAATGCCACCCTACCGGCTCCTGACCGCCAAGGGCGTCTTGACCAGTGAGATCGGCAGCGCCCGCCCGCTGGAACCAAGCAACAAGGCAACCGCAGTCGCAAGTTTCGACAACCCGCCTGGCCTCTATGGTTCCGAAGAGGGCTTCAGCGCGCTCAATACCCTGCCAAGCGGCGCAGCGCTCAAGCCGCTGGATACCTCGGCAGCTGGCGTAGCGGCACATGAAGGCCTGATTGGGGGCGAAGCCTGGTCGGCCAAGCCGATCCTCTTCACCCTCGCCTTCCTCCTGCTGCTGGCGGACAGCATCATCGTCCTGTTCATGAATGGCGCCTTCCCGCGCCTGGGCAGATCGGCCAAGACGATTGCGGGCGGTGCGGCGATGCTGCTGCTGGCCGTCTCGCTCGCCATGTTCCTGCATCCGACAGGTGCGCTCGCCGACGATTCGAAACCGGGCGACGACGCCATCTTCTCGCGGCTGGACAAGACGCATCTCGCCTATGTCGTGACAGGCGAAACGGACATCGATCACATTTCGGAGCGTGGGCTTGCCGGCCTCTCCGACTATCTCACCTATCGCACGACACTCGAACCCGGCCCACCGGTAGGGGTGGATCCTGCCAAAGATGAACTCGCCTTTTACCCGCTGATCTACTGGCCAATTTCAGCAACCGCGCCGATGCCGTCCAATGACGCCATCAACCGCATCGACGCCTATATGCGCAACGGCGGAACCGTGCTCTTCGACACACGTGACGCGATCGACACGATGGGCGACACTTCGTCGCCGAGCCCGAACGGGCAGCGACTGCAGCAGATCCTCGCCAATCTCGATATCCCTCCCCTGGAGCCCGTGCCTGCCGGCCATGTGCTGACCAAGTCCTTCTACCTGCTATCGAGCTTCCCCGGGCGCTATGCCGACAGTCCGCTCTGGGTGGAAGCGCGTCAGGATGCGCGTCGCGATGCAAACGCGGTCGCGACCTCCGACGGGGTGACGCCAATCATGATCACGGGCAATGATTTTGCCGGCGCCTGGGCCATCGGCGACAACGGCTCGCCGCTATTGCCCACCGTGCCTCCAGACGAGACCCAGCGAGAATATGCCTATCGCACGGGCGTCAACATCATGATGTACATGCTGACCGGAAATTATAAGTCCGATCAGGTCCACGTTCCCGATATCCTGCAGCGCTTGGGGCAATAG
- a CDS encoding GNAT family N-acetyltransferase, with protein MKIEVTDTPSESELAAISEGLTAFNTIDVGPSGRQSLAVLIHDDAGKTIGGISGYTAWGWLFTQWLFVPESLRGQGMAGKLLDAAEAEASTRGCFGAWIDTFNPQALKAYQRQGYAIFGELPDFPAGRSRFFLKKTLSPR; from the coding sequence ATGAAGATCGAAGTGACCGATACGCCATCGGAAAGCGAGCTTGCGGCCATCAGCGAGGGATTGACGGCTTTCAACACCATCGACGTCGGCCCGTCCGGCCGGCAATCCCTGGCCGTTCTGATCCACGATGATGCCGGTAAGACCATCGGCGGCATATCCGGTTACACCGCCTGGGGATGGCTGTTCACCCAATGGCTCTTCGTGCCGGAAAGCCTGCGCGGCCAGGGCATGGCCGGAAAGTTGCTGGACGCGGCGGAAGCGGAGGCGAGCACGCGGGGCTGTTTCGGCGCATGGATCGATACCTTCAATCCACAGGCGCTGAAAGCCTATCAACGGCAGGGCTATGCCATCTTCGGCGAACTGCCGGATTTCCCGGCTGGTCGCAGCCGATTCTTTCTGAAGAAGACGTTGTCGCCCCGCTGA
- a CDS encoding GNAT family N-acetyltransferase encodes MYKHDLVYLTEDASHDAAIELINEEAFGPGRFTRAAARIREQGPHDRLLSFICADDGETIASVRMTPVLAGSVKGHLLGPLAVRPSHKNKGIGRELVRIAVAAAQRKGSEAVILIGDPPYYCPLGFQKVAYNALTFPGPVDPNRVLVVPIAADTHARLHGAIAWRDDSVPATEAEAEDDNDLDDVVQFTAIAV; translated from the coding sequence ATGTACAAGCACGATCTGGTCTACCTCACTGAGGATGCGTCGCACGACGCTGCTATCGAACTCATCAACGAAGAAGCTTTCGGTCCGGGGCGGTTTACCCGCGCTGCTGCGCGCATTCGCGAGCAGGGGCCGCATGACCGGTTGCTGTCTTTTATCTGCGCCGATGATGGCGAGACGATCGCCTCCGTGCGGATGACGCCGGTGCTGGCCGGATCGGTCAAGGGACATCTGCTCGGCCCGCTTGCCGTGCGTCCGTCGCACAAGAACAAGGGAATCGGCCGCGAGCTCGTGCGGATCGCGGTGGCCGCTGCTCAGCGCAAGGGATCGGAAGCCGTCATCCTGATCGGCGATCCGCCCTATTATTGCCCGCTCGGTTTCCAGAAGGTCGCCTACAACGCGCTGACCTTCCCGGGGCCTGTCGATCCCAACCGGGTGCTCGTCGTGCCGATCGCTGCAGACACGCATGCGCGGCTGCACGGCGCGATTGCCTGGCGCGATGATTCCGTTCCGGCTACCGAAGCCGAAGCCGAAGACGACAACGATCTGGATGATGTCGTACAGTTCACGGCGATCGCTGTCTAA
- a CDS encoding glutathione S-transferase family protein — translation MGMLVNGVWHDVWYDTKETKGHFKRAASQFRNWVTADGSAGPTGTGGFKAEAGRYHLYVSLACPWAHRTLIFRKLKKLEELISVSIVDPLMVENGWEFKGQDGGTVDHLFGAAKLWEVYVKADPHYSGRVTVPVLWDKQTGTIVNNESAEIIRMFNTAFDGLTGSKTDFYPTDLQADIDALNERVYHTVNNGVYKAGFATTQEAYQENALRLFETLDMLDERLARQRYLFGDRLTEADWRLFTTLVRFDAVYVGHFKCNIRRIADYPNLSAYLRDLYQIGGVAETVNIGHIKNHYYRSHKTINPTGIVPIGPELDFDRPHGREQLAKAA, via the coding sequence ATGGGTATGTTGGTTAACGGCGTCTGGCATGACGTCTGGTATGATACCAAAGAGACGAAGGGTCATTTTAAGCGCGCTGCATCGCAGTTTCGAAACTGGGTGACCGCGGATGGCAGCGCCGGCCCGACAGGCACCGGCGGCTTCAAGGCAGAGGCCGGACGCTATCATCTCTACGTGTCACTCGCCTGCCCCTGGGCGCATCGAACTCTGATCTTCCGCAAGCTGAAGAAGCTTGAGGAGCTGATCTCCGTCTCGATCGTCGATCCGCTGATGGTTGAAAACGGCTGGGAATTTAAAGGACAGGATGGCGGCACCGTCGACCATCTCTTCGGCGCGGCGAAGCTCTGGGAAGTCTATGTGAAGGCCGATCCGCATTATTCTGGCCGCGTGACTGTTCCCGTTCTCTGGGACAAGCAGACCGGCACGATCGTCAACAACGAGTCGGCCGAAATCATCCGGATGTTCAATACGGCCTTCGATGGCTTGACCGGCTCCAAGACCGATTTCTATCCCACCGATCTACAGGCCGATATCGATGCATTGAACGAGCGCGTCTACCATACCGTCAACAACGGCGTCTACAAGGCCGGCTTTGCGACGACGCAGGAGGCCTATCAGGAAAACGCACTCCGCCTCTTCGAAACCCTCGACATGCTCGATGAGCGACTGGCGAGGCAGCGCTATCTATTCGGCGATCGCTTGACGGAGGCCGACTGGCGGCTGTTCACGACACTGGTTCGTTTCGACGCCGTCTATGTCGGACATTTCAAATGCAATATCCGCCGCATCGCCGATTATCCCAACCTCTCGGCCTACCTCCGGGATCTCTATCAGATCGGCGGCGTTGCCGAGACGGTGAACATCGGGCACATCAAGAACCACTATTATCGCAGCCACAAGACGATCAACCCGACAGGCATCGTGCCGATCGGACCGGAACTCGATTTCGATCGCCCGCATGGGCGCGAGCAGCTGGCAAAAGCCGCCTGA
- a CDS encoding NUDIX domain-containing protein, translating to MSEDNRRDERQGLAVRLFGRALHVYFVLTRSMTIGVRAACFDGEGRIFLVRHSYIAGWHMPGGGVERHETVEQALEKELREEGNLVISGKPQLFHVYFNNHTSKRDHVVFYRVEVTQTSPRKPDREIVESGFFPVDALPPGTTKATYRRLKELEGAEAPSSYW from the coding sequence ATGAGCGAAGACAATCGACGCGATGAGAGGCAGGGTTTGGCTGTGCGTCTGTTCGGCCGCGCGTTGCATGTCTATTTCGTGCTGACCCGCAGCATGACGATCGGCGTGCGCGCCGCCTGCTTCGATGGCGAAGGGCGGATTTTTCTTGTTCGGCATTCCTATATCGCCGGGTGGCATATGCCCGGCGGCGGCGTCGAACGCCATGAGACTGTGGAGCAGGCGCTTGAGAAGGAGCTGCGCGAGGAGGGCAATCTGGTGATCTCGGGCAAGCCGCAGCTCTTCCACGTCTATTTCAACAATCACACCAGCAAACGCGACCATGTCGTCTTCTATCGCGTCGAGGTCACCCAGACCTCGCCGCGCAAGCCGGATCGCGAAATCGTCGAAAGCGGCTTCTTTCCGGTCGATGCGCTGCCGCCAGGCACGACGAAGGCAACCTATCGCCGGTTGAAGGAATTGGAAGGAGCGGAGGCTCCCTCCAGCTATTGGTAG
- a CDS encoding metallophosphoesterase family protein, with translation MTIEWAMSHPMFKLAHISDVHLGPLPRLSIRELASKRITGFVNWHRNRRKHLFGDTLDVLLDDIKARQADHLAVTGDLVNLASSMEIQTAAAWLKTVGDPLHTSVVPGNHDAYVPGAYEKAMRSWYPYVRGDEAPAEWQEDKRIFPYLRVRGQVAIVGCSTAVATPPFAASGFYSSRQARETVNILRAAGDAGLFRVVMIHHPPIRGATSFYKRMIGIRRFAAVISTGGAELVLHGHTHLNTLHWLRGHMGPVPVVGIASASQGVGGLKPRAAYNLFTIAGRPGAWELKAERYSLSDSGSGVDPEGLDILATWGAF, from the coding sequence TTGACAATAGAGTGGGCTATGTCTCATCCCATGTTCAAGCTCGCGCATATTTCCGATGTTCACCTTGGTCCACTGCCACGTCTTTCGATCAGAGAACTCGCCTCCAAACGCATTACCGGATTTGTGAACTGGCACCGAAACCGGCGCAAGCATCTTTTTGGGGATACGCTCGATGTCCTTCTTGACGACATCAAGGCGAGGCAGGCCGATCATCTGGCCGTAACCGGCGATCTCGTCAACCTTGCGAGCAGCATGGAGATCCAGACAGCGGCCGCATGGCTGAAGACTGTCGGCGATCCTCTCCATACATCAGTCGTTCCCGGCAATCACGATGCCTACGTGCCCGGCGCCTACGAAAAGGCCATGCGCTCCTGGTATCCCTATGTCCGCGGCGATGAGGCTCCCGCCGAATGGCAGGAGGACAAGCGCATTTTCCCCTATCTGCGCGTCCGAGGTCAGGTCGCTATTGTGGGATGCTCCACAGCCGTCGCCACCCCACCCTTTGCCGCAAGCGGCTTCTACTCCTCACGCCAGGCCCGCGAGACGGTGAATATCCTGCGTGCAGCCGGGGATGCCGGGCTCTTCCGTGTGGTCATGATCCATCACCCGCCCATTCGCGGGGCAACCAGTTTCTACAAGCGGATGATCGGCATTCGCCGTTTCGCGGCCGTCATCTCGACTGGCGGCGCCGAACTTGTCCTGCATGGCCACACACATCTCAACACCTTGCATTGGCTGCGCGGCCATATGGGCCCGGTCCCGGTCGTCGGGATTGCCTCAGCATCGCAAGGGGTCGGCGGATTGAAGCCGCGCGCTGCCTATAATCTCTTCACCATCGCCGGCCGTCCTGGTGCCTGGGAACTGAAGGCGGAGCGTTATAGCCTCAGCGACAGTGGCAGCGGCGTCGACCCCGAAGGCCTCGATATTCTGGCGACATGGGGAGCCTTTTAG
- a CDS encoding RNA polymerase sigma factor — MPTPVAAIDIRRDLVGLLPKLRRFAVTLTGDLAEADELVQNVCQRGIAKFHLWNSGGKLESWLYTMARHQWVDEARRHKLRPAAKGSALEQGEPISGTHLNLVEAGEAHRLVTSLPEGLASVFLLVDVEGHSYKQAADVLGIPLSAVMSRLSSARLYLASQGHSRSPRRF; from the coding sequence ATGCCAACGCCGGTAGCAGCCATTGATATCAGACGCGATCTGGTCGGCCTTCTTCCGAAGCTTCGCCGTTTTGCGGTGACGCTGACCGGCGATCTCGCCGAGGCGGACGAGCTTGTTCAAAACGTCTGTCAGCGCGGCATAGCCAAGTTCCATCTTTGGAACAGCGGCGGCAAGCTGGAAAGCTGGCTCTATACGATGGCCCGGCATCAATGGGTCGATGAGGCGCGACGCCACAAATTGCGCCCCGCCGCAAAGGGCAGTGCACTAGAACAGGGCGAGCCGATATCCGGCACCCATTTAAATCTTGTAGAAGCCGGCGAAGCGCATCGTCTCGTCACATCTTTGCCAGAAGGTCTTGCCAGTGTCTTCCTGCTGGTCGACGTCGAAGGGCACAGCTACAAGCAGGCCGCCGACGTCCTCGGCATCCCTTTGTCGGCAGTGATGTCAAGGCTCTCCAGCGCACGCCTTTACCTTGCCTCCCAGGGTCATAGTCGCTCGCCTCGAAGGTTTTAA
- a CDS encoding anti-sigma factor, protein MQDMKKTPLEVRLSAFMDGETSREEKEELEKLIASDPNARRIFDELKHGSDVGRKAFDEVLKEPVPLALVRSIKSTQPPKNRDPSPRLTRQSLKLAPTGKQSLAAALILFAVGGGIGYLFGVQPADVPANPPPTQTQAMTRNWLDDIAAYHRIYSRQPQRMVELQASQLDEIAKWLVSTVGVKFNFPDLAADGLVFQGARMSIAAGKPVGQLIYKNLDGDVVAICFTKTDGVADDDFSETIKDDISIVSWHRNGTTYAIVGPSSDAMLDQIANRVSSEI, encoded by the coding sequence TTGCAGGACATGAAGAAAACGCCGCTCGAAGTCCGCTTGTCCGCCTTCATGGATGGCGAGACGAGCCGCGAAGAAAAAGAAGAGCTGGAAAAGCTTATCGCCTCGGATCCGAACGCGCGACGTATTTTCGATGAGCTGAAGCATGGCTCCGATGTCGGTCGCAAGGCTTTTGACGAGGTTTTGAAGGAGCCGGTGCCGCTCGCGCTCGTTCGCTCCATCAAGAGCACTCAGCCTCCGAAGAACCGAGATCCCTCTCCCCGCCTCACCCGGCAATCGTTGAAGCTGGCGCCCACGGGCAAGCAATCGCTGGCCGCGGCTCTCATCCTGTTCGCCGTCGGCGGCGGCATCGGTTATCTTTTCGGCGTGCAGCCCGCTGACGTCCCAGCAAACCCTCCGCCGACCCAGACACAGGCTATGACACGCAACTGGCTGGATGATATCGCCGCCTATCACCGCATCTATTCGCGCCAGCCGCAGCGTATGGTCGAGCTGCAGGCAAGCCAGCTGGACGAAATCGCCAAGTGGCTGGTGAGCACGGTCGGCGTCAAATTCAATTTTCCGGACCTTGCTGCCGATGGTCTCGTCTTCCAGGGCGCGCGCATGTCCATCGCAGCCGGCAAGCCAGTCGGCCAGCTGATCTACAAGAACCTCGACGGTGATGTCGTCGCCATCTGCTTTACCAAGACGGACGGCGTTGCCGACGACGATTTCAGCGAAACCATCAAGGACGATATCAGCATCGTATCCTGGCACCGCAACGGCACCACCTATGCGATCGTCGGCCCTTCCTCGGATGCAATGCTCGATCAGATCGCCAATCGGGTATCCTCGGAAATCTGA
- a CDS encoding ABC transporter ATP-binding protein: MFRRFEELVDPFQDHDEPQPSPKAWRYLLTNLRPFRTVVAMSLGLTVIGAIIEIWLIGYSSRLVDDLAAARQDDFWTSEGGGLLAAAALVLIGRPLAGYLRESLDDIAFRPNAETLFRWRAHRRVLRQSVSWFRQDFSGCIASQVRDIGTAATGAAYQVLHTLSFVTIYVAGSLWLMASIDSRLIWPLLVWLLCYLGLMAYVIPRLQKASAQYQGAYAELTGMLVDSYANLDLIKLFADAKAEDKEARRRFSQARETFVRVQRLEVLVNSSMLFLGSFLIVALVGYAVVLWQSGGAPLGLIAASLALSFRITGMAEWMLDAVSSLFAHLGVMRQSLLTVSQPLAIADMPDAKPLAVTKGEIVFRKVTHRYGKENGGLDAISLRIMPGQKVGLVGRSGTGKSTLVNLLLRFFDPEAGIIEIDGQDIRQVTQDSLRRQIAVVGQEVSLLHRSIRDNIAHGNPRFSEHAILAAADKAAASDFIAGLRDQEGRTGFDAHAGERGVQLSGGQRQRVAIARAILKDAPILVLDEATSALDSEVEAEIQETLYSVMEDKTVIAVAHRLSTIARMDRIVVLDHGRIVEDGTHAELIAQSGIYATLWSHQSGGFIEEDEPAAD; the protein is encoded by the coding sequence ATGTTTCGTCGCTTTGAAGAGCTTGTCGATCCGTTTCAGGATCATGACGAGCCGCAGCCATCACCCAAGGCCTGGCGCTATCTCCTAACCAATCTTCGCCCGTTTCGCACGGTCGTGGCGATGAGCCTTGGTCTAACCGTGATCGGCGCCATCATCGAGATCTGGCTCATCGGCTATTCGAGCCGGCTGGTGGACGATCTCGCCGCCGCCCGACAGGATGATTTCTGGACATCCGAAGGAGGCGGACTGCTGGCCGCCGCCGCCCTCGTCCTGATCGGACGGCCTCTTGCCGGCTATCTCCGCGAAAGCCTGGATGACATCGCGTTCCGGCCGAATGCCGAGACGCTGTTCCGTTGGCGGGCTCACCGTCGTGTCCTTCGGCAATCGGTCAGCTGGTTCCGTCAGGACTTTTCCGGGTGTATCGCCAGCCAGGTGCGCGACATAGGCACGGCAGCAACGGGCGCGGCCTATCAGGTCCTGCACACGCTTTCCTTTGTCACGATCTATGTCGCCGGCTCGCTCTGGCTGATGGCCTCGATCGACTCGCGCCTCATCTGGCCCTTATTGGTCTGGCTTCTCTGCTATCTCGGCCTGATGGCCTATGTCATCCCTCGCCTGCAGAAGGCTTCCGCACAATACCAGGGCGCCTATGCGGAGCTGACGGGCATGTTGGTGGACAGCTATGCCAATCTCGATCTCATCAAGCTTTTTGCCGATGCAAAAGCGGAAGACAAGGAAGCCCGCCGTCGTTTCTCGCAAGCCCGCGAAACATTCGTCCGAGTGCAGAGACTCGAGGTGCTGGTCAATTCGAGCATGCTGTTTCTCGGCAGCTTCCTCATTGTCGCGCTCGTCGGCTATGCGGTCGTGCTGTGGCAGTCCGGCGGCGCACCGCTAGGACTGATCGCGGCATCGCTCGCCTTGAGCTTCCGTATAACCGGCATGGCCGAATGGATGCTGGATGCGGTGTCGTCGCTTTTTGCCCATCTCGGCGTCATGCGGCAGTCACTGCTGACCGTCTCGCAGCCGCTTGCGATTGCCGATATGCCGGACGCCAAGCCGCTTGCCGTCACCAAGGGTGAGATCGTCTTCCGGAAGGTCACGCACCGCTACGGCAAGGAAAATGGGGGGCTCGACGCCATCTCGCTTCGAATTATGCCCGGCCAAAAGGTCGGTCTTGTCGGTCGTTCCGGCACCGGGAAATCGACCCTGGTCAACCTGCTGCTGCGCTTCTTCGATCCGGAAGCCGGCATCATCGAAATCGACGGCCAGGATATCCGGCAAGTGACGCAGGATAGTCTGCGCCGCCAGATTGCCGTGGTCGGCCAGGAGGTATCGCTCCTTCACCGCTCCATCCGCGATAACATCGCCCATGGCAATCCCCGCTTTTCGGAGCATGCGATTCTCGCTGCGGCCGACAAGGCTGCCGCCAGCGATTTCATCGCGGGCCTGCGGGATCAGGAAGGAAGAACCGGCTTCGACGCTCACGCCGGCGAACGCGGCGTCCAGCTCTCCGGCGGTCAGCGGCAGCGCGTCGCGATTGCCCGTGCTATCCTGAAGGATGCCCCGATCCTGGTGCTCGATGAAGCAACCTCCGCCCTCGATTCCGAAGTCGAAGCCGAAATCCAGGAAACGCTCTATAGCGTCATGGAAGACAAGACGGTGATTGCCGTTGCCCATCGTCTGTCGACCATCGCACGCATGGACCGCATTGTCGTGCTCGACCACGGCCGC